From one Rhodovulum sp. ES.010 genomic stretch:
- a CDS encoding glycoside hydrolase family 68 protein, with protein MSRPPCLATASLALVAALAASLAVASPSPRTIERAAPAAEPDKATPAPPEKVRIAPDEGGHATPPTFSFTGTYVAPWTAQAARSIALGPDTTIPYMVAPVDPFDAGIYVWDAWPVRSPDGAIADIGGWSVLIALTAEQDPDARFPFYSRSTWRYYYTNGDRWLPGGVIFDRTEALGSRQWAGSTMYDPDSGSITFFYTAVGSPDAPNLAEDVPDRAFADNHPAAGRPDTTQRMAQVSATVSAGPNGVAFADFGPHEIILEADGEIYATAEAFVPDNVIYGMRDPEYWRDPQSGAEYILFTANAAGFPSPHNGAVGVARREGAGWQLQRPILVAPGVSSQLERPHIVERDDGLYLFFSTHAFTFADDLSGPEGLYGFWSPSGDLRGAWQPINGHGLVAGNPPASPTQAYSYLALPDGHVMSYINTPYGFKADPAEDRVMVGGPAPMFRIALEEGKSTIVASPAPTTGVE; from the coding sequence ATGAGCCGTCCGCCATGTCTGGCAACCGCCTCCCTTGCGCTCGTCGCCGCGCTGGCCGCGAGCCTCGCGGTCGCTTCGCCATCCCCGCGCACCATCGAGAGGGCTGCGCCCGCTGCCGAGCCCGACAAGGCCACACCGGCGCCGCCCGAGAAGGTCAGGATCGCGCCCGACGAAGGCGGCCACGCCACCCCGCCCACCTTCTCCTTCACCGGGACCTATGTCGCACCCTGGACCGCGCAGGCCGCTCGGTCGATCGCCCTCGGCCCCGATACGACGATCCCGTACATGGTCGCGCCGGTCGATCCGTTCGATGCCGGCATCTACGTCTGGGACGCGTGGCCGGTCCGGAGCCCGGACGGTGCCATCGCCGATATCGGCGGCTGGTCGGTCCTGATCGCACTGACCGCCGAGCAAGACCCCGATGCGCGCTTTCCGTTCTATTCCCGGTCCACCTGGAGATACTATTACACCAACGGCGACCGCTGGCTGCCCGGCGGCGTGATCTTCGACCGGACCGAGGCGCTGGGCTCGCGCCAGTGGGCGGGCTCGACCATGTACGACCCCGACAGCGGCTCCATCACCTTCTTCTACACCGCCGTAGGCAGCCCGGACGCGCCCAATCTCGCAGAGGACGTGCCCGACCGCGCCTTCGCCGACAACCACCCGGCGGCGGGCCGGCCCGACACGACGCAGCGCATGGCGCAGGTATCGGCCACGGTGTCGGCCGGGCCGAACGGCGTGGCCTTCGCCGATTTCGGCCCGCACGAGATCATCCTCGAGGCCGATGGCGAGATCTATGCGACCGCCGAGGCCTTCGTGCCCGACAACGTCATCTACGGCATGCGAGACCCCGAGTACTGGCGCGACCCGCAGAGCGGCGCGGAATACATCCTGTTCACCGCCAACGCCGCGGGCTTTCCTTCGCCGCATAACGGCGCCGTGGGCGTGGCCCGGCGCGAGGGTGCGGGCTGGCAGCTTCAGCGGCCGATCCTGGTGGCGCCGGGCGTGTCCTCGCAACTGGAACGCCCACACATCGTCGAGCGCGACGATGGCCTCTATCTGTTCTTCTCGACCCACGCCTTCACCTTTGCCGACGACCTGTCGGGTCCCGAAGGGCTTTACGGGTTCTGGAGCCCGTCGGGCGACCTTCGCGGCGCCTGGCAGCCGATCAACGGGCATGGGCTGGTCGCGGGCAATCCGCCGGCATCGCCCACGCAGGCCTATTCCTACCTCGCGCTGCCCGACGGGCACGTGATGAGCTACATAAACACGCCCTACGGCTTCAAGGCCGACCCGGCGGAGGACCGCGTGATGGTCGGCGGGCCGGCCCCGATGTTCCGCATCGCGCTGGAGGAGGGCAAGTCGACCATCGTCGCGTCGCCCGCGCCGACCACCGGCGTCGAGTGA
- a CDS encoding glycoside hydrolase family 32 protein yields the protein MLRLAVVLAGLLVAGPLAAQTPERAKPGPPAGTVELAGFEPDAMSGLASVRLRSPWHEPTFVEGTDGRALRFDGYSTFVEGVLPERVSVPATLRFDLAVWSWPVARAGLVVLHGPPRIAVTLNRWGRLVATAETPDGVRQVVAPKPLTRGTWHSVALRIGAEGDVLDLYLDGARIGQSRGAAPAQLAGGVTLGRDATSGLAHGAYQRGVLNGALDRVRLTPGAVPTAALRTELPTRAADLRPSPRRFEDDPHRPRYHPMPPAGWTNEPHGLIRADGRWHLYYQANPNGPWWEHMQWGHLVSEDLARWEARKTALWPTPGFDRAGIWVGDVMPDRDGFRALYSGVNGQWAGVGMAETDGTDLGRFEKSADNPVIVETPPGYQDMRDPFVIRRKDDWLMLIGAGRAAPQVPTILTYSSPDMAAWTFEGELQMGAVERFGTYWELPKLLRLRDDRHALIVTTVKPHTPARTQYWIGDWDGRRFLPDDLVPRPLDLFGTHLAQSTHPLGDGRHAAIGIVPETARTTEERLEAGWIHGFSLARTIDLSEDGRHLVQRPAEAVQGLFGPPAWEARDVALDDRALRLGNGDASVARIELTIDPGDAHQIVVALRATADRREATRLRLFPVSRRIALDFSDSSASPTARSDSLWERYSDPEDGAISLTLFVDRSFVDGFMARGEAFAFRTFPTAPDANAVFLSALGGAARLVEARVATLVPAPNARTGGQK from the coding sequence GTGCTGCGACTTGCCGTCGTCCTCGCCGGTCTGCTCGTCGCCGGCCCGCTCGCCGCGCAGACGCCAGAGCGCGCCAAGCCCGGGCCACCCGCCGGCACCGTAGAGTTGGCCGGGTTCGAGCCGGACGCGATGTCGGGGCTGGCGTCGGTTCGGCTGCGCTCGCCGTGGCACGAACCGACCTTCGTGGAGGGCACCGACGGCCGCGCGTTGCGCTTCGACGGCTATTCGACCTTCGTAGAAGGCGTGCTGCCCGAGCGGGTGAGCGTTCCGGCGACGCTTCGCTTCGATCTCGCGGTCTGGTCCTGGCCGGTGGCGCGGGCGGGGCTCGTGGTCCTGCACGGGCCGCCGCGCATCGCGGTGACGCTCAACCGTTGGGGACGGCTTGTGGCCACCGCCGAGACGCCGGACGGCGTGCGGCAGGTCGTGGCCCCGAAGCCGCTGACGCGCGGGACATGGCACTCGGTGGCGCTGCGGATCGGGGCCGAGGGCGACGTGCTGGACCTGTATCTCGACGGCGCCCGGATCGGCCAGTCCCGCGGTGCGGCGCCCGCCCAGCTCGCGGGCGGCGTCACGCTGGGCCGCGACGCCACCTCGGGCCTTGCGCACGGTGCCTACCAGCGCGGCGTGCTCAACGGCGCGCTCGACCGGGTGCGGCTGACGCCGGGCGCCGTGCCGACCGCGGCCCTGCGAACCGAGCTCCCAACGCGCGCGGCAGACCTGCGCCCGAGTCCAAGACGGTTCGAGGACGATCCGCACCGCCCGCGCTACCACCCCATGCCGCCAGCGGGCTGGACCAACGAACCGCACGGGCTGATCCGCGCCGACGGCCGCTGGCATCTCTATTACCAGGCCAATCCGAACGGCCCTTGGTGGGAGCACATGCAGTGGGGTCACCTCGTCTCGGAGGATCTGGCCCGCTGGGAGGCGCGAAAGACCGCGCTCTGGCCCACGCCGGGATTCGATCGCGCCGGCATCTGGGTGGGCGACGTGATGCCCGACCGGGACGGCTTCCGCGCGCTCTATTCGGGCGTGAACGGCCAATGGGCGGGCGTCGGAATGGCCGAGACCGACGGGACGGATCTCGGCCGCTTCGAGAAATCCGCCGACAACCCGGTGATCGTCGAAACCCCGCCGGGCTATCAGGACATGCGCGATCCGTTCGTCATCCGGCGCAAGGACGACTGGTTGATGCTGATCGGCGCCGGGCGCGCGGCGCCGCAGGTGCCGACGATCCTGACCTATTCCTCGCCCGACATGGCCGCCTGGACCTTCGAGGGCGAGCTGCAGATGGGCGCTGTCGAGCGCTTCGGCACCTATTGGGAACTGCCAAAGCTCCTGCGCCTGCGGGATGACCGCCACGCCTTGATCGTCACCACCGTGAAGCCGCACACGCCAGCCCGCACGCAGTACTGGATCGGCGACTGGGACGGGCGGCGGTTCCTGCCCGACGACCTCGTGCCGCGGCCGCTGGATCTCTTCGGCACGCATCTCGCACAGTCCACCCACCCGCTGGGTGACGGCCGACATGCGGCCATCGGCATCGTGCCGGAAACCGCCCGCACCACCGAGGAGCGGCTCGAAGCGGGCTGGATTCACGGTTTCTCGCTTGCCCGGACCATCGACCTCTCCGAGGATGGCCGGCATCTGGTGCAGCGACCGGCCGAGGCCGTGCAGGGCCTTTTCGGCCCGCCGGCATGGGAAGCGCGCGACGTCGCACTCGACGATCGGGCGCTGCGGCTGGGCAATGGCGATGCCTCGGTCGCCCGGATCGAGCTGACGATCGACCCGGGCGACGCGCACCAGATCGTCGTCGCTCTGCGCGCCACGGCGGACCGGCGCGAGGCGACCCGGCTGCGGCTGTTCCCCGTTTCGCGCCGCATCGCCTTGGATTTCTCGGACAGCTCGGCAAGCCCCACGGCTCGCTCGGACTCGCTTTGGGAGCGCTATTCAGATCCCGAGGACGGGGCGATCTCCCTGACCCTGTTCGTGGACCGATCGTTCGTGGACGGCTTCATGGCGCGCGGAGAGGCTTTCGCCTTCCGCACCTTTCCGACGGCGCCCGATGCGAACGCCGTGTTCCTCAGCGCCCTCGGCGGCGCCGCCCGGCTTGTCGAGGCGCGCGTGGCAACGCTCGTGCCGGCCCCGAATGCGCGCACCGGAGGCCAAAAGTGA
- a CDS encoding MFS transporter produces the protein MQTLTRIASAGSVATAIAFGPARIGFGLFLPQFREDFSISTSTAGLISSLGFAAFFIGLACSYILIARAGPRVPIVIGMVAATFGLATVAASSNAIILAVGFCLASSSAGFSWTPFNNAVQRVLYESDRPGALSMISSGTAVGVLLTGLLALSLAFFGYGWRVVWAVFAAGAAGAALANLLALTDTVEPAGELPRRKWGELATRSAIPLYLVAFSFGVTNGIYVTFAADRVTEQGGLAGLPSQASGAVVFAAYGALGLFGLLTARIKSAIGLSWLLRALNIGAAVSVAIIAWAPTSWGGVIVSAGLHGVFVMMISAVLSLWSERLFPELPSLSFTAALLITSAGNIAGPVAAGAASSAFGPLPMFVGTTALALATALVLKPGNIQEQASTTTSA, from the coding sequence ATGCAGACCCTCACACGTATCGCCTCGGCAGGGTCAGTCGCCACCGCGATCGCCTTCGGCCCCGCGCGGATCGGATTCGGCCTCTTTCTGCCGCAGTTCCGCGAGGACTTCTCGATCTCGACCAGCACGGCAGGCCTCATCTCGAGCCTCGGCTTCGCGGCGTTCTTCATCGGCCTTGCCTGCTCTTACATCCTCATCGCCCGCGCGGGTCCGCGCGTGCCCATCGTGATCGGCATGGTCGCGGCGACTTTCGGCCTTGCCACCGTGGCCGCATCCTCAAACGCCATCATTCTGGCCGTCGGCTTCTGCCTCGCCAGCTCCAGCGCGGGGTTCTCGTGGACGCCGTTCAACAACGCCGTCCAGCGGGTTCTCTATGAGAGCGATCGCCCCGGGGCGTTGTCGATGATCAGTTCGGGAACGGCGGTCGGGGTGCTGCTGACCGGTCTTCTCGCCCTGTCCCTTGCCTTCTTCGGCTACGGCTGGCGCGTTGTCTGGGCCGTCTTCGCCGCCGGTGCGGCCGGTGCGGCACTCGCCAACCTTCTGGCGCTGACCGATACGGTGGAGCCCGCCGGCGAGTTACCGCGGCGCAAATGGGGCGAGCTTGCCACCCGCTCGGCCATTCCGCTCTATCTCGTCGCGTTCTCCTTCGGCGTGACCAACGGTATCTACGTCACCTTCGCCGCCGACCGGGTGACCGAGCAGGGCGGACTCGCCGGGCTGCCATCACAGGCGAGCGGCGCGGTCGTCTTTGCCGCCTACGGTGCGCTCGGCCTGTTCGGGCTCCTGACGGCCCGGATCAAATCCGCGATCGGTCTGTCGTGGCTCCTGCGCGCGCTCAATATCGGCGCGGCGGTGTCCGTCGCGATCATCGCCTGGGCCCCGACATCGTGGGGCGGCGTGATCGTATCGGCGGGTCTGCACGGCGTTTTCGTGATGATGATCAGCGCGGTTCTATCGCTCTGGTCAGAGCGGCTCTTTCCCGAGCTTCCCTCGCTCAGCTTCACCGCAGCGCTGCTAATCACCAGCGCGGGCAACATCGCGGGGCCCGTGGCCGCAGGCGCAGCATCGTCGGCCTTCGGACCCTTGCCGATGTTCGTCGGTACCACAGCCCTCGCGCTCGCCACGGCGCTCGTCCTGAAGCCCGGCAACATCCAAGAACAGGCATCGACCACGACGTCGGCCTGA
- a CDS encoding alpha/beta hydrolase — MVFVHGYNNTASDAILRIGQFVEDTCFQGVPLLVTWASAGRQGRVAAGEIREQRPGGVPCDARTQSRNLYPTSPVFPSDRR, encoded by the coding sequence CTGGTCTTCGTCCACGGGTACAACAACACCGCGAGCGACGCGATCCTGCGGATCGGGCAGTTCGTCGAGGACACCTGTTTCCAAGGCGTACCGCTGCTGGTGACATGGGCCTCCGCGGGGCGCCAAGGGCGCGTTGCGGCAGGTGAGATTCGCGAGCAGCGCCCCGGCGGTGTACCCTGCGATGCACGTACTCAATCGAGGAACCTGTATCCGACCAGCCCAGTCTTTCCAAGCGACAGGAGGTGA
- a CDS encoding CPBP family intramembrane glutamic endopeptidase, which produces MLWRCAPVWWLFILAGLPLVFMAGSLIKGGPLLAPLPPEGAGPVLALLGMMLSLGPVEELGWRGLAQPILQRHMAPIWAGALIGMTWGIWHLPAFHLAGVVFEDWAFLPFFIGNVTLAILVTPIFNSARGSLLLPMLFHWQLINPFWPDAQPWDTWILVAVAVAVVWRHRDSLFSPTGAATEVVPPPAAG; this is translated from the coding sequence TTGCTCTGGCGCTGTGCCCCGGTCTGGTGGCTGTTCATCCTCGCCGGGCTGCCGTTGGTGTTCATGGCCGGGTCGCTGATCAAGGGCGGGCCACTGTTGGCGCCCCTGCCGCCCGAGGGCGCCGGGCCGGTGCTGGCGCTTTTGGGGATGATGCTGTCCCTCGGCCCGGTCGAGGAATTGGGGTGGCGCGGTCTTGCCCAGCCGATCCTGCAACGGCACATGGCGCCGATCTGGGCCGGCGCACTGATCGGCATGACCTGGGGAATCTGGCACCTGCCGGCCTTCCACCTGGCCGGCGTCGTGTTCGAGGATTGGGCCTTCCTGCCCTTTTTCATCGGCAACGTGACGCTTGCGATCCTGGTCACGCCGATCTTCAACAGCGCGCGGGGCAGCCTGTTGCTGCCCATGCTGTTCCACTGGCAATTGATCAACCCGTTCTGGCCTGACGCGCAGCCCTGGGATACCTGGATCCTGGTCGCCGTGGCCGTGGCGGTCGTCTGGCGACATCGTGACAGCCTGTTTTCCCCCACCGGCGCAGCGACCGAGGTCGTCCCGCCCCCCGCAGCGGGGTGA
- a CDS encoding serine hydrolase: MRARRLLAAIGLCLVTAAPATARDPASELAEVLDRFRDRYGFPGGTAAIALPGTRLVAAASGLADVEAGRAMTSGTPMLAASLGKSFVAAVVLALESEGRLLQAEHLSEHLGDRLWFDTLPNAAPITIGHLLRHQSGLPDHPHLSEFQTALAMRVADNGAAFTPEEVLAFALGQDPLFRAGAGWAYSDTGYILLGLVIERVIGRPYYDVLREILLDPLALRETRPSDRQGIPGLAVGYTVPGNPSGLPERTADAAGRLVWNPAVEWTGGGLASTASDLARWGQVLFRGTALERVAFNRPHSRPP, translated from the coding sequence ATGCGTGCGCGACGCCTTCTGGCCGCGATCGGCCTTTGTCTGGTCACGGCGGCCCCGGCGACCGCGCGGGACCCCGCCTCCGAACTCGCCGAGGTGCTCGACCGGTTCCGGGATCGCTACGGCTTTCCCGGCGGGACGGCCGCGATTGCCTTGCCGGGCACCCGGTTGGTCGCGGCGGCCAGCGGTCTGGCCGATGTCGAGGCGGGCCGAGCGATGACGTCTGGGACGCCGATGCTGGCGGCGAGCCTCGGCAAGAGTTTCGTCGCGGCGGTGGTGCTGGCGCTGGAATCCGAGGGGCGCCTTTTGCAGGCTGAACACCTGTCCGAGCACCTGGGCGACCGGCTTTGGTTCGACACGCTACCGAATGCCGCGCCAATCACGATTGGCCACCTGCTGCGCCACCAGTCGGGCCTGCCAGACCACCCGCATCTGTCCGAGTTCCAGACCGCGCTGGCGATGCGGGTCGCAGACAACGGGGCGGCCTTCACCCCGGAGGAGGTTCTGGCCTTCGCCCTGGGGCAGGACCCGCTGTTCAGGGCCGGGGCGGGCTGGGCCTATAGCGACACCGGCTATATCCTGTTGGGTCTGGTGATCGAGCGGGTAATAGGGCGGCCCTATTACGACGTGTTGCGCGAGATTCTGCTCGACCCGCTGGCGCTACGCGAAACGCGCCCCTCGGACCGGCAGGGTATCCCCGGTCTTGCCGTCGGCTACACGGTCCCAGGCAACCCGTCCGGTTTGCCTGAGCGGACGGCGGATGCGGCGGGACGGCTGGTATGGAATCCGGCGGTGGAATGGACTGGGGGCGGCTTGGCCTCCACCGCGTCCGATCTGGCGCGCTGGGGGCAGGTTTTGTTCCGCGGGACTGCGCTAGAGCGCGTCGCATTTAATCGGCCTCATAGCCGGCCGCCTTGA
- a CDS encoding IS630 family transposase, translating into MQALEQKRKDVADLRRIWIAKRQPFMANHLDRLAFVDETSVKTNMAKTTGWAPFGQRLVDHAPFGHWRTQTFVAALRHDRLDAPWIIDGAMNAEMFALYIETQLGPTLRKGDVVILDNLSSHKAPAAAASLRAIGTWFLFLPPYSPDLNPIEMAFSKLKSLIRKAAARTYDQLWAAVGHVCDLVSDQECYNYFKAAGYEAD; encoded by the coding sequence CTGCAGGCGCTTGAGCAGAAGCGCAAGGATGTCGCCGATCTGCGGCGCATCTGGATCGCGAAACGCCAGCCCTTCATGGCCAACCATCTGGACCGGCTGGCCTTTGTGGACGAGACCTCGGTCAAAACCAACATGGCCAAGACGACCGGCTGGGCCCCGTTCGGGCAGCGCCTCGTCGATCACGCGCCGTTCGGACATTGGCGCACCCAGACCTTCGTCGCGGCCCTGCGCCACGACCGGCTCGACGCACCATGGATCATCGACGGGGCGATGAACGCCGAGATGTTCGCCCTCTACATCGAAACCCAGCTGGGGCCGACGCTGCGCAAAGGCGACGTTGTCATTCTCGACAACCTGTCGAGCCATAAGGCCCCGGCCGCAGCGGCGTCCCTGCGTGCGATTGGCACCTGGTTCCTGTTCTTGCCGCCTTACAGCCCGGACCTGAACCCCATCGAAATGGCGTTCTCAAAGCTGAAGTCGCTCATAAGGAAGGCAGCCGCGCGAACCTACGATCAACTTTGGGCGGCCGTCGGCCATGTCTGCGACCTCGTCTCAGACCAAGAATGCTACAACTACTTCAAGGCGGCCGGCTATGAGGCCGATTAA
- a CDS encoding helix-turn-helix domain-containing protein: MGKPHPIELRERVVAFVDEGHGHREAARHFRVSPKFVNELIKLRRETGSLKPRPQGNGGGHGKLAGVTGWIEARVAAKGEITLDELAVELAETHGIEVHRGTIWRVLRGLGLTHEKRPAGA; the protein is encoded by the coding sequence ATGGGCAAACCACATCCGATAGAGCTACGCGAGCGTGTCGTCGCGTTCGTGGACGAAGGTCATGGGCATCGCGAAGCGGCACGGCACTTCCGAGTATCGCCGAAGTTCGTGAACGAGCTGATCAAACTGCGTCGCGAGACCGGATCACTCAAGCCCCGGCCCCAAGGCAATGGCGGCGGGCACGGCAAGCTTGCGGGCGTGACCGGCTGGATCGAAGCCCGCGTCGCCGCCAAGGGCGAGATCACGCTCGATGAATTGGCCGTTGAGCTGGCCGAAACCCATGGCATCGAGGTCCATCGCGGCACGATCTGGCGGGTGCTGCGCGGGCTTGGTCTGACGCACGAAAAAAGACCTGCAGGCGCTTGA
- a CDS encoding DUF3047 domain-containing protein, with product MTALVSLLSIAAVPATGHEIAFDHGWKEQRFSLFSSNEYAPKGTSLAVRSDDTVSLLWTALPSSLWRTRQASWTWAVEKSVPPTDLTRKGGDDRNLSLYFVFLPEQVAQDVQGSGVRTLLDNPNVRVLMYIWGGAHAQEEILPSPYLGPRGRSIIKRMSGTGSAAERVDLARDHRRAFGEAPGSLVGVAISSDSDDTGTQVRARIAQLRLE from the coding sequence ATGACAGCCCTGGTCAGTCTACTGTCCATCGCGGCGGTGCCAGCCACTGGCCACGAGATAGCCTTCGATCACGGCTGGAAGGAGCAGCGGTTCTCGCTCTTTTCCAGCAATGAATACGCCCCCAAAGGCACCAGCCTCGCTGTGCGGTCCGACGACACTGTCTCGCTTCTTTGGACAGCGCTTCCGTCGTCCCTGTGGCGGACCCGCCAGGCGTCCTGGACATGGGCCGTCGAGAAATCGGTTCCTCCGACCGATCTGACCCGAAAGGGCGGTGATGATCGAAACCTGTCGCTGTATTTCGTCTTCCTGCCAGAGCAGGTGGCGCAGGATGTCCAAGGAAGCGGCGTCCGTACGCTTCTCGATAACCCCAACGTTCGTGTCCTGATGTACATCTGGGGTGGCGCCCATGCGCAAGAAGAGATCCTGCCAAGCCCGTATCTGGGGCCGCGCGGGAGAAGCATAATCAAGAGGATGTCGGGAACCGGATCCGCTGCCGAGCGCGTCGACCTTGCCCGCGACCATCGTCGCGCTTTTGGTGAGGCTCCCGGAAGCCTCGTCGGGGTGGCCATCTCTTCAGACAGCGATGATACGGGCACGCAAGTCCGCGCACGGATTGCCCAATTGCGCCTTGAGTGA
- a CDS encoding B12-binding domain-containing protein — MSRPTSQSEDFCPGKYEQATGRTTELFSVLPPEAVQSVAEEVLSRLAARDRPPGQTQVVAPSEETLVDLCRSLTSKEPDAAARIAQEALAKGATIDDLYLHYLAPAARMLGQWWTEDDLSFMQVTTATARIFAILRALDRHDRPAVPRTCRAALFATVPGETHTLGLRMAADFFRRKGWDITLELGLPHEALVDRIAAARPVLIGLSAAGAHAAPALARLIVALRMTVPVPVIAVSGQIVHEARDVVAATAPDDLITDMDEAEVILARLWDGHISRLKCDPVPRD, encoded by the coding sequence ATGTCGCGCCCGACGTCGCAGAGCGAGGATTTCTGCCCCGGCAAATATGAGCAGGCGACGGGAAGAACGACCGAGCTCTTCTCGGTCCTTCCGCCCGAGGCCGTGCAATCGGTCGCCGAGGAAGTGCTCTCCCGGCTTGCGGCGCGGGACAGGCCACCGGGGCAGACGCAAGTCGTTGCCCCCTCCGAGGAGACGCTCGTGGACTTGTGCAGGTCTCTCACATCCAAAGAGCCGGACGCAGCCGCCCGGATCGCACAGGAGGCGCTGGCCAAAGGCGCAACGATCGATGACCTGTACCTGCACTACCTTGCTCCTGCGGCGCGAATGCTGGGGCAGTGGTGGACCGAAGATGACCTGTCCTTCATGCAGGTCACCACCGCAACGGCGCGCATATTCGCGATCCTGCGGGCGCTTGACAGGCATGATCGTCCAGCCGTGCCTCGCACCTGCCGTGCGGCGCTCTTCGCCACCGTCCCCGGCGAAACCCACACGTTGGGCTTGCGTATGGCGGCCGACTTCTTCCGCCGGAAAGGCTGGGATATCACCCTGGAGCTTGGCCTGCCCCATGAGGCGCTCGTCGATCGGATCGCGGCCGCAAGACCTGTCCTGATCGGCCTGTCGGCGGCCGGGGCGCATGCGGCCCCGGCGCTGGCAAGGCTGATCGTTGCGTTGCGGATGACCGTGCCGGTCCCGGTCATCGCCGTGAGCGGGCAGATCGTGCATGAGGCCAGGGACGTCGTGGCGGCAACCGCGCCCGATGACCTCATCACCGACATGGACGAGGCAGAGGTGATCCTCGCGCGCCTGTGGGACGGACACATCTCGCGCCTCAAGTGCGATCCCGTGCCCCGCGACTGA
- a CDS encoding IS5 family transposase, translating to MRGADETGGSLFSYVDIEARIPARHPLRQIRRVVNEALASLDAEFETLYAPEGRPSIPPERLIRASLLQILFSVRSERQLMEQMDYNLMFRWFVGLGIDDAVWVPTVFTKNRDRLLTTDMARKVMGAILAHREVAPLLSDEHFSVDGTLIKAWASMKSFQPKTEGSPPGADGPGDPPGDTDQDTSPDTAPAQPEAETVPMPSPSRRHRNAEVDFRGEKRSNATHASITDPDARLFRKSQGTGALLCYMGHALMENRNGFVVQADLTRADGHAERRAALDMIHRHSPGSTRRLTLGADKGYDSADFVADLRQAHVTPHVAQKARHSAIDGRTTRHPGYALSQTRRKKIEEPFGWAKTVGGMAQTVYRGLDRVAARFTFTMAACNLARLPKLLAA from the coding sequence ATGCGGGGCGCGGACGAGACGGGCGGGTCGCTGTTCAGCTATGTTGACATCGAGGCGCGGATCCCGGCGCGGCATCCGTTGCGGCAGATCCGGCGGGTCGTGAACGAGGCTTTGGCCAGCCTCGATGCCGAGTTCGAGACGCTCTACGCCCCGGAGGGCCGGCCCTCGATCCCGCCGGAGCGGCTGATCCGGGCGAGCCTTCTACAGATCCTGTTCTCGGTACGCTCGGAGCGGCAGTTGATGGAGCAGATGGATTACAACCTCATGTTCCGCTGGTTCGTGGGCCTGGGGATCGACGACGCGGTCTGGGTCCCCACCGTCTTCACGAAGAACCGTGACCGGCTGCTGACCACCGACATGGCGCGCAAGGTGATGGGCGCGATCCTGGCTCACCGGGAGGTCGCACCGCTGCTGTCAGACGAGCACTTCTCGGTGGACGGCACGCTGATCAAGGCCTGGGCTTCCATGAAGAGCTTCCAGCCGAAGACCGAGGGCAGCCCGCCCGGCGCGGACGGGCCGGGTGACCCGCCGGGGGACACCGATCAGGATACCAGCCCCGACACCGCCCCTGCCCAGCCCGAAGCCGAGACCGTCCCGATGCCCAGCCCCAGCCGCCGCCACCGCAACGCCGAAGTCGACTTCCGCGGCGAGAAGCGCTCCAACGCCACCCATGCCTCGATCACCGACCCCGACGCGCGGCTGTTCCGCAAGTCGCAGGGGACGGGCGCGCTGCTCTGTTACATGGGGCATGCGCTGATGGAAAACCGCAATGGCTTCGTCGTCCAGGCCGACCTGACCCGCGCCGATGGCCATGCCGAACGCCGCGCCGCGCTCGACATGATCCACCGCCATTCCCCCGGCTCGACCCGCCGCCTCACGCTGGGCGCCGACAAGGGCTACGACAGCGCAGATTTCGTCGCCGATCTGCGACAGGCCCACGTCACGCCGCATGTCGCCCAGAAGGCCCGACACTCCGCCATCGACGGCAGAACCACCCGCCACCCCGGCTACGCCCTGTCCCAGACGCGCCGCAAGAAGATCGAAGAGCCCTTCGGCTGGGCCAAGACCGTCGGCGGCATGGCCCAGACCGTATACCGCGGCCTCGACCGCGTCGCCGCCCGCTTCACCTTCACCATGGCCGCCTGCAACCTCGCCAGACTGCCGAAGCTGCTGGCCGCCTGA